From Gemmatimonadales bacterium, a single genomic window includes:
- a CDS encoding sigma-54 dependent transcriptional regulator: protein MPEAGRILVVEDDEAQRKLLVAVLQADGWATFEAGSGDAAVELLEKSSDVDVVLSDLMMPGMDGRALLALVNQRWPEVPFVVMTAFASVDSAVELLHAGAYHYLPKPIKLPELKITVRRALEATQTKRELARLRRRVGLPSDVVGVSRQMQQIFETAIRVAPSATPVLITGETGVGKEVVARAIHGASGRDNFVALNCAALPPNLVESELFGFKRGAFTDANRDHAGLVEVAAAGTLFLDEVAEVPLATQPKLLRFLQDGEFRRLGDTASRKSAARVIAATNREPAEEVAAGRMREDLFYRLNIVHIQIPPLRERPVDIPALAEQLVGRLADRYQLASAELAPEAVAALTAYAWPGNIRELENVLARALALRSGQSIGLRDLPPEVTRTAPTAAGADLLEQEPVLPLHEVERRYILRVLETTHGNKLRAAEILGIDRSTLHRKLKQMQGIAAFNP from the coding sequence ATGCCGGAAGCCGGTCGCATACTCGTGGTGGAGGACGACGAGGCCCAGCGCAAGCTCCTCGTCGCCGTTCTCCAAGCCGACGGCTGGGCGACGTTCGAAGCCGGCTCCGGCGACGCGGCGGTCGAGCTGCTGGAGAAGAGCAGCGACGTCGACGTGGTGCTCTCCGACCTGATGATGCCCGGGATGGACGGCCGCGCGCTGCTGGCCCTGGTCAATCAGCGTTGGCCGGAGGTGCCGTTCGTCGTGATGACGGCCTTCGCTTCGGTGGACTCGGCCGTCGAGCTGCTGCACGCCGGCGCGTACCACTACCTCCCCAAGCCCATCAAGCTCCCCGAGCTGAAGATCACGGTGCGGCGGGCGCTCGAGGCCACGCAGACCAAGCGCGAGCTGGCGCGCCTGCGGCGCCGGGTCGGATTGCCGTCGGACGTCGTCGGCGTGTCCCGGCAGATGCAGCAGATCTTCGAGACTGCGATCCGGGTGGCCCCGAGCGCGACCCCGGTCCTGATCACCGGCGAGACCGGCGTCGGGAAGGAGGTCGTGGCACGCGCCATACACGGCGCCAGCGGCCGGGACAACTTCGTGGCCCTCAACTGCGCGGCGCTGCCGCCCAACCTGGTCGAGTCCGAGCTGTTCGGGTTCAAGCGGGGGGCCTTCACCGACGCCAACCGGGATCACGCGGGCCTGGTGGAGGTGGCCGCGGCCGGCACGTTGTTCCTCGACGAAGTGGCCGAGGTGCCGCTCGCGACCCAGCCCAAGCTGCTCCGTTTCCTGCAGGACGGCGAGTTTCGCCGCCTGGGCGACACTGCGTCGCGCAAGAGCGCGGCGCGGGTCATCGCCGCCACCAACCGTGAGCCGGCCGAGGAGGTCGCGGCCGGCCGGATGCGCGAGGACCTGTTCTACCGGCTCAACATCGTGCACATCCAGATCCCCCCGCTCCGGGAGCGGCCGGTGGACATTCCGGCGCTGGCCGAGCAGCTGGTCGGGCGCCTGGCCGACCGCTACCAGCTGGCCTCGGCCGAGCTGGCCCCCGAGGCCGTCGCCGCTCTCACCGCGTACGCCTGGCCTGGCAACATCCGCGAGCTGGAGAACGTGCTCGCCCGCGCGCTGGCGTTGCGGAGCGGCCAGAGCATCGGCCTGCGGGACCTGCCGCCCGAGGTCACCCGGACGGCCCCGACGGCCGCCGGCGCCGACCTGCTGGAACAGGAGCCGGTGCTCCCGCTCCACGAGGTCGAGCGCCGCTACATTCTGCGCGTTCTCGAGACCACGCACGGCAACAAGCTGAGGGCGGCCGAGATACTCGGGATCGACCGCTCCACCCTGCATCGCAAGCTCAAGCAGATGCAGGGGATTGCGGCGTTCAACCCCTGA
- a CDS encoding RNA polymerase sigma factor, protein MSRPPTPDRSAGPGLSEAADVALAASGDHRAFERLYRLHVARIHSLARRMVGDDGDPDELTQDVFVRAWERLGTYRGEAAFSTWLHRLAVNAILNWRRSEASGRRYTEDWVDVESVHQTRSGGGGEALDLEKAIAKLPRGAREVFVLHDVQGFRHEEIAAMMGVTAGTSKAQLHRARMLLRAQLER, encoded by the coding sequence GTGAGCCGTCCACCGACGCCCGATAGGTCCGCTGGCCCAGGGCTGTCCGAAGCGGCCGATGTCGCACTGGCCGCGTCGGGTGACCACAGGGCGTTCGAGCGGCTCTACCGCCTGCACGTCGCGCGCATCCACTCGCTGGCGCGGCGGATGGTGGGAGATGACGGCGACCCCGACGAGTTGACGCAGGACGTCTTCGTCCGGGCGTGGGAGCGGCTGGGGACGTACCGCGGCGAGGCGGCGTTCAGCACCTGGCTGCACCGGCTGGCGGTGAACGCGATCCTCAACTGGCGGCGCTCGGAGGCGAGCGGCCGGCGCTACACCGAGGACTGGGTGGACGTGGAGTCGGTGCACCAGACCCGCTCCGGCGGCGGCGGAGAGGCGCTGGACCTCGAGAAGGCGATCGCGAAGCTGCCCCGGGGGGCGCGGGAGGTGTTCGTGCTCCATGACGTGCAGGGCTTCAGGCACGAGGAGATCGCTGCGATGATGGGGGTCACGGCAGGTACGTCGAAGGCACAGCTGCACCGGGCGCGGATGCTGCTGCGCGCGCAACTGGAGCGGTGA
- a CDS encoding HAD-IA family hydrolase translates to MRFKAILFDLDGTLIDSTRLIIESYHHTWRVHRGHTLPDAEWIAGLGTPLRVQFRRFTDDSEEVERMIATYREWNLAHHDAMVRGFPGATEAVRALKQAGAKLAIVTSKNRHGVQLGLDRCGFGGLFDALVTSDDLQASKPDPAPVAAALAALDETPGAALFVGDSPHDIAAGRDAGTRTAACLWGPFERAVLAAERPDHFLASFAELLTLAA, encoded by the coding sequence ATGCGCTTCAAGGCCATCCTCTTCGACCTCGACGGCACGCTGATCGACTCGACCCGCCTGATCATCGAGTCCTACCACCACACCTGGCGCGTGCACCGCGGCCATACGCTGCCCGATGCCGAGTGGATCGCCGGCCTCGGGACGCCCCTCCGCGTCCAGTTCCGCCGCTTCACCGACGATTCCGAGGAGGTGGAGCGGATGATCGCCACGTACCGCGAGTGGAACCTGGCCCATCACGACGCCATGGTTCGCGGCTTCCCCGGCGCGACCGAGGCCGTCCGCGCGCTCAAGCAGGCCGGCGCCAAGCTGGCCATCGTCACTTCCAAGAACCGCCACGGCGTCCAGCTCGGGCTCGACCGGTGCGGATTCGGCGGGCTGTTCGACGCGCTGGTGACGTCCGACGACCTCCAGGCGAGCAAACCCGATCCCGCTCCGGTCGCGGCCGCGCTGGCCGCCCTGGACGAGACACCCGGCGCGGCGCTGTTCGTCGGCGATTCCCCGCACGACATCGCGGCAGGGCGTGACGCCGGCACGCGCACGGCCGCCTGCCTGTGGGGCCCCTTCGAGCGGGCCGTCCTCGCCGCCGAGCGGCCCGACCACTTCCTGGCCTCTTTCGCGGAGCTCCTCACGCTGGCCGCCTGA
- a CDS encoding zf-HC2 domain-containing protein produces MDAHLGEQLSALVDGEVEGEALAAAQAHLVACGECRDAYDALLRLKRHAGALDDRPPERDLWPGIAARLGESATVVPLAPRRRLAFSVPQLAAAAVVLMAVSAGSVLLVTRGARTAAAVGAAAPAAALQPVAGLASAKGIESYDAAIRELQAALDARRSVLDTATVRAVQQSLAIIDLAVRQAEAALAQDPNSMYLNSHLERALGRKLEVLRRVTTMAAAS; encoded by the coding sequence ATGGACGCACATCTGGGCGAGCAGCTGTCGGCGCTGGTGGACGGCGAGGTCGAGGGCGAGGCGCTCGCGGCGGCGCAGGCGCACCTGGTGGCCTGCGGCGAGTGCCGCGACGCCTACGATGCCCTGCTGCGCCTCAAGCGGCACGCTGGCGCGCTCGACGACCGTCCGCCGGAGCGCGACCTGTGGCCCGGTATCGCGGCGCGGCTGGGCGAATCGGCGACGGTCGTGCCGCTCGCGCCGCGCCGCCGCCTGGCGTTCTCGGTCCCGCAGCTCGCGGCCGCGGCAGTCGTGCTGATGGCCGTGTCGGCCGGCTCGGTGCTGCTCGTCACCCGGGGCGCCCGGACCGCCGCGGCGGTTGGCGCGGCCGCGCCCGCGGCGGCCCTGCAGCCGGTCGCCGGCCTGGCCTCCGCCAAGGGAATCGAATCCTACGACGCCGCCATTCGCGAGCTGCAGGCCGCGCTCGACGCGCGCCGGTCGGTGCTCGACACGGCGACCGTCCGCGCAGTGCAGCAGAGCCTGGCCATCATCGACCTCGCCGTCCGCCAGGCGGAGGCCGCGCTCGCGCAGGACCCGAACAGCATGTACCTGAACAGCCATCTCGAACGGGCGCTGGGGCGCAAGCTCGAGGTTCTCCGCCGGGTCACCACCATGGCCGCGGCGAGCTAG